AAAGCTCGGCATGAAGATCGAGATCGCCTCGTGGCGCAACATCGTGCCGCACGTGTGGTCGCTGCACATTCGCGATGCCGCTTCGCCGATGTGCTTCACCAACGGCAAGGGCGCTACCAAGGAAGCCGCGCTTTGCTCGGCGCTGGGCGAGTTCATCGAGCGCTTGAGCTGCAACTTCTTCTACAACGATCAATTCTTCGGCGAGGAGATCGCCGCGAGCGCGTTCGTCCACTACCCGAACGAGGAGTGGTTCCAGCCTGGGCCGAATGATGAGCTGCCGGAAGGCATTCTGGATGACCACTGCCGTGCGATCTATGACCCGGACGGCGAACTGCGCGGCTCGCACCTGATCGACACCAACTCCGGCAAGGTGGAGCGCGGCATCGTTGCCTTGCCCTTCGTGCGCCAGTCGGACGGCGAGACGGTCTATTTCCCCTCGAACCTGATCGAGAACCTGTATCTGAGCAACGGCATGAGTGCCGGCAATACGGTGGCCGAGGCGCAGGTGCAGTGCCTGTCGGAGATATTCGAGCGGGCGGTGAAGAGACAGATCATCGAGCAAGAGATCGTGCTGCCCGACGTGCCCCAGGCAGTGCTGGCAAAATACCCCGAAATCGTTGAAGGCATCGAGGCACTGGAAGCGCAGGGCTTCCCGGTACTGGTCAAGGACGCTTCGCTTGGTGGGCAGTTCCCGGTGGCCTGCGTCACGCTGATGAATCCGAAAACCGGTGGCGTGTTCGCCTCGTTCGGCGCGCACGCGAGCATGCAGGTGGCGATCGAACGCAGCCTCACCGAGCTGCTGCAGGGGCGCAGCTTCGAGGGCCTGAGCGACCTGCCACCGCCCACCTTCAACTCCCAGGCGGTGGCCGAGCCCAACAACTTCGTCGAGCACTTCATCGACTCGTCCGGGGTGATCTCCTGGCGCTTCTTCAGCGCCCGCGCCGACGTTGAGTTCTGCGAGTGGGACTTCGCGGGCTCCACCGACGAGGAAGCGGATCGGCTGTTCGACATCCTCGAGGAGGAAGGCCTGGAAGCTTACGTGGCCATCCATGAAGACCTGGGCGCGCCGGTATGCCGCATTCTGGTGCCCGGCTATTCCGAGGTCTACCCCGTGGAGGATCTGGTCTGGGACAACACCAACATGGCGCTGGCCTTCCGCGAGGACATTCTCAACCTGCACTCCCTGGACGATGCGCAGCTGGCCGATCTCCTTGAACGCCTGGAGGAGAGCGAGCTCGACGAGCAGATGAAGATCGTCACGCTAATCGGCATCGAGTTCGACGACAACACCGTCTGGTCCGAGTTGACCATCCAGGAACTGAAGCTGTTGATCCACCTGGCGCTCGGGAATCACGAAGACGCACTGGACCAGGTCGAGATGTTCCTGCAGTTCAACGACAACACCGTTGTGCGGGGGTTGTTCTATCAGGCGGTTCTCGTGGTGCTGGAAGTTACGCTGGACGACGAACTGGAACTGGACGACTACCTTTACAACTTCAGGCGCATGTTCGGCGCCGAGACCCTGGATGCCGCGGTCGGCTCGGTAACCGGCGAGGTGCGCTTTCATGGCCTGACACCTACCAGCATGAAGCTGGAAGGCATCGACCGACACCAGCGGCTGATCGAAAGCTACAAGAAGCTGCACGCGGCGCGTGCAGCCAAGGCCGCCGTATAGCCGGAGCGGGAGCCGCGATGCGCAGCTTCATCTACGACACCCTCATCCTCAGGCTCACGCCCCGCTGGTACGCGGAAGTGCTGAAGCGCGTACCCGAGGGTGCCGCCGTGCTGGATGTGGGCATCGGCACGGCGGGTGCGCTGCTGGCCAATGCCGATCTGGTGAAGTGCAAGCGCCTGCGCATCACCGGCATCGACATCGATGAGCGCCACAATGCCCAAGGTGAACAATACGCTCCGCCCCCCATAGTAACCTCTTGATCGATGTGGGATGCCCACCGTCAGTATAAGTGGGTTGCCAAACGCTGATAGACAGCGACTACCCGGCATTTTCGCTGGTTAACCCTCGCTTTGATCCGATATAGGCCAGGCAATATCCGCCAGTGTGCGATTATCCTCATGCGACCCGGAGCCTATCCCATGTTCAGCAAGCACAAGCCCGCCAGTGTCCCTGCCGACCGTACGGTATCGTCGCCTGCACAGCCACAGCGATCCTCTAGTGCGGATGAGTCGCGTAGTAGCGGTATGCGACCCGCCATCATCGGCGCCCAGACCAGCATCGAGGGCAGTGTCGTCGGCGCCGAAGAACTCATCATCGATGGTCAGGTGACGGGCACGGTCGAGTACAAGTGCAACAGGGTCAGCATTGGTAACACCGGCCGCGTAAAGGGCGATATCTATGCGCAGACGCTGCATGTTGCCGGTAGCGTCAAAGGGCGTCTGATGTCTCGGAAAAGGTCACCGTACATCGCTCGGCGCATATCGTGGGTACGATCATCACGCCCTGCCTGGCGTTGGAGGATGGAGCAGCCTTCCAGGGCAACATTGACATGGATAGCGAGAACGAGGTATTGCGCTCGGCGTTTGATGAGGTAGATAGCGAAGTGGCTACCCGGACTGTGGATCGCGACGAGGTGCCTGGCAACGTTGAACAGGAGGAGGCGCCCACGGATGAAACAGAAGTGCGTCGCGAAGATAACGCCTGATTCATAGGGACTTCATCACGTAGCTTCATGGACGGCTATCCCCCTAAACGCATCATCTCTTCGTCTGCCTTGTTGCCGAGTTAATCGCCGCCGTTATTCTTTGCGTACGTATTGACGAACGTACTGAAAGGCGTACATTGATTGAAAGTTACCAAATCGGAGGTGCGTCATGACGGGCATTACGGCAACGGAGGCGCGTAGCAATCTTTATCGACTCATTGATGAAGCAGCCGAATCTCACCAGCCGCTGGTGATCATGGGCAAGCGGAACAAGGCTGTTCTGGTTTCCGAAGAAGACTGGCAGGCTATTCAGGAGACGCTGTTTCTGCTGTCCGTTCCCGGCATGCGCGAATCGATCCGTGAGGGTATGGAGACTCCCATCGGTGAGTGTGATGGAGAGTTGGACTGGTGACATGGAAAGTGGTTTACACCAAGCAGGCTCAAAAAGACGCCAAGAAACTGGCAGCTAGCGGCCTGAAGCCCAAGGCGCAAGAACTGCTTGCCTTGATTTCAGAGGATCCATTTAGAAAACCGCCCTCGTTCGAGAAGCTTGTTGGCGATCTCGCGGGGGCGTATTCACGCAGGATCAATATCCAGCATCGGCTCGTTTACCAAGTCCTCGACGACGAGGGGGTGGTTAAAGTCCTCCGGTTATGGAGCCATTACGAATAAGCGCCAGCCGTGCCGCCGCTACATCTTGCTGACGATCAGCGCGGCATTCACCCCGCCGAAGCCGAAGCCGTTGCACAGTACATGCCGGCCGTGATGCTCGCGTGCCGCGCCCGAGACGAAGTCCAGGTCGTGCAGATCCTCGTCGGCATTTTCCAGGTTCAGGGTCGGGGGCAGGCGGTCATGCATGACCGAAAGCGCCGAGAAGATGCTCTCCACGCCGCCGGCGGCACCGAGCATATGGCCGGTGGCCGACTTGGTCGCGGAAATCGGGATGCCGGAAAGGGCCTTGCCGAAGGCATTGCGCAGGGCCGCGATCTCGGCGCGGTCGCCGACCGGAGTCGAGGTGGCGTGGGCATTGATGTGATCGATGTCGGCGGGAGTGAGTCCGGCCATCTTCAGCGCCGCCCGAATGGCCGCCGCGGCCCCGGCGCCATCTTCCGGGCCGGCGGTGATATGGTGGGCGTCGGCGCTGGTGCCGTAGCCGCTGAGCATCGCCAGCGGCGTTGCCCCGCGTGCCTCGGCGTGGGCCAGGCTTTCGATCACCAACAGCCCCGCGCCTTCGCCCATCACGAAGCCGTTGCGTGCCCGGTCAAAGGGGCGCGACGCCCTGGCGGGATTGTCCTGCTCGGTGGAGAGCGCCTTCATGGCATGGAAGCTGGCCAGCGACAGCGGGTCGATGCAGGCTTCGGCGCCGCCCACCAGGGCCACGTCAGCCTCGCCGCTGCGGATCAGGCGCATGCCATCGCCGATGGCCTGCACGCCCGCCGCACAGGCGGTCACCGGGCAACCCAGCGGCCCGCGCAAGCCATGGCGAATCGACACATTGCCCGCCGCCAGGTTGGCCAGGAAAGCCGGCACGGTGAACGGCGAGAGCCGGCGGTGGCCGCGCGTCGACAGCGTGTTCTGCGCCTGGGTGATGGTGGGGAAGCCGCCGATGCCGGAGCCGACGATGGTGGCGGTGGCCAGCCGCTCCGCATCGCTGGCCGGGAACCAGTTGGCTTGGATCAGTGCCTCTTCGGCGGCAGCCATGGCATATATACTGAACAGCTCCAGCTTGCGGCGTTCCTTGGCATCGGCCACGCGATCCGGGTCGAGGCCGGCCTGTGGATCGTCGGCGATGGCGGGCACCGAGCCCGCAATCTTGATCGGCAGCTCGCCGGTATCGAACCGAGTGATCGGGGAGACACCGGAGCGGCCGGCCAGCAGGCGCTCCCAGCCTGCCTTGACGCCGCAACCAAGCGGGCTGACCATGCCCATGCCGGTGATGACGAGCGGTGATTGCATGCTGGTTTTCCTGAACAGCTTGAGTTTGCGCCACGCTAGCACCGGGCTTGATATGATCAAGGTAATATTCAGCGTGGGAGTGTGAAACGCCATGCCCTACTCGACCAACCACAAGGCCAAATCGCGGGAGCGCATCCTCACGTCCGCGATCGAGCTGTTCAGCCGCAAAGGCTTCGAGAAGGTCTCGATAGGCCAGATCATGAAGCTGGCCAAGATGACCCACGGGGCGTTCTATGCGCACTTCGCCTCGAAGGAAGCGCTCTATCACGCCTCGGTGCGGGAAACCCTGGAAAGCAGCCGTGCGGCGCGGCTGGTCAAGGGTCCGCTGTCGGTAAAGCACCTCACTGAGCTGGTCTCCAACTGCTGGAACCTCCAGGAACTGGAACGCAAGCACAAGCCGGGGCCGGAGACGGTGCTGTTCAACGAGATCGGCAACGAGAACGCCGAGATCCGCACGTTGTTCGAAGCATCCTACCTGCGCATGAAGAAGATGCTGGAAACCCGTCTCATCGCGCTTAGTCGGCTCAAGAAACTGCCTTTCGAACCCGATCGCGAGGTTATCGCCGACAAGTCCCGGGTCATTCTCGCTTCGCTGGTCGGCGCCGTGGCCATCGCCAAAAGCCTGCCTGGCGAGCAGGAACGCCAGCACATCCTCAACGCCGCTCAGCGCAACATCCTGCAGATGCTCGGCGTCAACGAAAGCGAGCTGGAAAGCATGCTGGGCGACGCTGGGCCGGAGCAGAGCCCCGCGTAATTCATCCCGACTGGCGGCTTCTGTAATGAACGGCATGCCACGTCGCCCGAGGCCAGCACCCGACACAAAGGCGGGTCGTTCAAGCCATTTTCTGCCTAAGTGACTGCCCTCATAGGCTATTCCTATCGTGGCTAAAGCTTCTCCCTGCTTGACGATTTAGCAGTTGAAATCTTCAATGAATAGACGTCGTTTTCATGGAATCCGTTTATCCTTTTTACGTTCTGAAAGGTGCGCGAGAAACCATAAGGCGATCCAGAATTGCTGGCTCAAATGCTCTGTGAGCCACAAGCTAGCCGAGGAGAAGACTGTGTCCGATAACAAGCCTACACGCCCGGAGTGGGCCGCACGCACCACCCCCCGATTGCAGGGCAACGAGCATTGGTGGCCCGACCAGCTCACCCTCCACATTTTGCATCAGAAGCATCCCGACGCCAGCCCGTTCGGCGCCGATTTCCGCTACGCCGAGGCGTTCTCGCAGCTCGATGTCGACGAGCTGAGCGCCGATGTCGACGCGCTGATGACCGACTCGCAGGAATGGTGGCCCGCCGACTGGGGCCACTACGGGCCGTTCTTCATTCGCATGTCATGGCACGCGGCGGGGACCTACCGAGCGGTCGACGGCCGCGGTGGCGGCGGCACCGGCGCGCAGCGCTTCGCGCCGCTCAACAGCTGGCCCGACAACGGCAATCTGGACAAGGCTCGCCGGCTGCTCTGGCCGATCAAGAAGAAGTACGGCGAGAAGATCTCCTGGGCCGACCTGCTGGTCTTCGCCGGCAATCGTGCGCTCGAGACGATGGGCTTTCGCACCTTCGGTTTCGGGTTCGGCCGCGCCGACATATGGGCGCCCGAGGACGACATCTATTGGGGCCCCGAGACCGAGTGGCTGGCCACCAACGACGAGCGCTACACCGGCTCGTGGGAGGACGGCAACCGGGTGCTCGACAACCCATTGGCCGCAGTGCAGATGGGGCTGATCTACGTCAACCCCGAAGGCCCCAACGGTGTTCCGGATGCGATGAAGTCCGCGCAGGACGTGCGTGAAACCTTCGCGCGCATGGGCATGAACGACCGCGAGACCGCCGCGCTGACCGTCGGCGGCCACACCTTCGGCAAGATGCACGGCAACGGGCCGGCGGATGCCGTCGGCGAGGCGCCCGAAGGCGCGAAAATCCATCAGCAGGGCATCGGCTGGGCCAACAAGCACGAGACCGGCCTCGGCGAGTACACGGTGACGTCCGGGCTCGAGGGCGCCTGGACCCCGACGCCGACCAAGTGGGACCACTCCTATCTCAACACCATCTTCGCCCATCAGTGGGAGGTCAAGAAGTCGCCGGCCGGCGCGAGCCAGTGGGAGCCGGTCGAGGTCAAGGAAGGCTTCTGGGTGCCCGACGCCCACGTCGAAGGCAAGAAGAATCCGCCGGTGATGAACACCGCCGACATGGCGATGATCACCGATCCGACCTATCTGGAGATCGTCAAAGAGTTCCACGAGAACCCGGACGTGCTTGCCGACGAGTTCGCTCGCGCGTGGTACAAGCTGTTGCATCGCGACATGGGGCCACGCGCGCGCTATCTCGGCCCGCAGGTGCCCGCCGAGGTTCTCATCTGGCAGGACCCGGTGCCCGAACACCAGGGGCCGCTGGTCAGTGACGCGCAGATCGCCACGCTCAGGCGGCAGATTGCCGACTCCGGCCTCACCGCCAAGCAACTGGTGGGCACCGCCTGGGCCTCGGCCTGCACCTACCGCCAGACCGACCACCGCGGCGGCGCCAACGGCGCGCGCATCCGCCTCGAGCCGCAGGCCGGCTGGGATGTCAACGTGCGCTCCGGCGTGCCCGAGGTGCTCGACCGCCTCGAGCAGCTCAGGAACGCCTCCGAGGCGAACATCTCGCTGGCCGACATGATCGTGCTGGGCGGCAGTGTCGGGGTCGAGATGGCGGCGAAGGCGGCCGGCCACGACATCACGGTACCGTTCACTCCGGGGCGTACCGACGCGACCCAGGAAATGACCGAGGTGGACACGCACGCCTTCCTAGAACCGAGGCACGATGCGTTCCGCAACTACATGCAACCCCAGGCGACCGCCATCCCCGCCGAGCACCTGATGGTCGACCGCGCCTTCATGCTCAACCTCAGCGTACCGCAGATGACTGCGCTGCTTGGCGGCATGCGCGTCATGGGCATCAATGTCGGTGACAGCAACGAGGGCATCCTCACCGACCGGCCAGGACAGCTGACCAACGACTTCTTCGTTAATCTCGTCGACATGGGTACCGTCTGGGAGCCGACCGACGAGAACGAAGAGTGTTTCGTCGGCAAGGACCGGGCAACGGGCGAGCAGAAGTGGACCGCCACCCGCGTCGATCTCGTCTACGGCTCCAACTCGCAGCTACGCGCCATTGCGGAGGAGTACGCCGCTGACGGTGGCGAAGAGCGAATGCTTGACCGCTTCGTCAAGGGCTGGGTCAAGGTGATGGAGAACGACCGCTTCGACCTGCACCGCTGAGTGTCAAGCCGCGGCGGGAGAGCGATTCCGCTGTTGAAATGCCCCTAAGGTTGGATATCCAGCCTTAGGGGTTTTTATTTCCACCTCATATTTTCGTTGGCGTTGCCCTCAGCGTAACGGTTGGTTACGGTTAGGAAAAAGCTACTAAAGATGGCTTACGCAACCAAGAAGTACGCAGGGACTGCCGCACTAGGGATGATGCGAATCATCATCAATTCTACCGGGTAGGGGCGGTAGCGTCTCGTGGATCAGGGCTTAACCGCTTAACCCAGTGGGCTGCGCACGCCGGCGAACCCCTTTCCTAGCACATGAGTATAGATTTGAGTCGTTTCGAGACTCTTGTGTCCCAACAGCTCCTGCACCGTCCGGATATCTGTGCCTTGACTCAGTAATTGGGTAGCGAAGCTGTGTCGCAGTGTGTGGCAAGAGCCTGGACGAGGCAGTCTTGCCGATTTCATCGCTTGCTTGACTGCTTTTTGCACTGCCGATGGGTGAATGTGGTGAAGCACGACTTTTCCGGCATCGTCACAGCAGGGGCGGCTGGCCGGGAACAGCCATTGCCAGGCCAGGGAAGTCCCTGCGTTTGGGTACTTGCGATCCAGTGCATCGGGCAAGGTTACCGGCACACTACCATGCTGCAGACGGCAGCTAAGTTGTTGCTCGGCAGTAGCGATCTGCTGTCGCAGGGTAAGGATACAGGTGGCAGGAAGCAGCGTAGTTCTGTCCTTGTTGCCCTTGCCGGCCCTCACTGTGATGACCTGGCGTTCGATGTCGATATCCCGAACGCGTAGGCGGCAGGTTTCGATGAGTCGCAATCCTGATCCGTACATCAAGGTTCCCATCAGGTGCATGTAACCCGATAGGAAGCCGATCACGCGCATCACTTCCTCATGGGATAAGGCCACGGGTAGCCGGCGCGGCCGCTTGGCGCGTGAGAATTCACCGATATCTCCTAAGGGCTGCTCAAGGATATGGCGATACAGGAACACGAGGGCGTTCAGGGCCTGGTTCTGCGTGGCCGCCGCCACATGCCGCTCCACTGCCAGGTGTTCCAGGAAAGCATGCACCTCGGAAGCTCCCATGCTGGCAGGATGTTGGGTCCCGTGGAAACGGATGAAGTAGCGTATCCAGTAGCAATAGGTCTTCTCGGTACGTGGGCTGTAGCGTTTCACCCTCATGGTGGCCTTCACCCGGTCCATTAGCTTTGGAGGCTTGCGGTGCGCATCCATACGGCTATCCTCTAGTTGTTATGTATATACATACAGTATTATTGGTGCTGGCAGGACGTGCAAGCGCGCTACCCCCGCATAGGTAGCCGAATTATAATTAGTTTTCTTTAAAATCATTGAATTAGACGGTAAATGGTAAGCTATATTTAGTGGACCAACGTTCCGGCAGGTTGGTCCAATCATAAAACGCGCCGTCTAATACCTGTTAGCTGAAAAATATATCGAGGTAATAAATGACACACCATGAAATGCATAGATCTCATAGAGTAGGCTGGTTGCGAGCGGCAGTTTTAGGGGCCAATGATGGTATCGTATCTACAGCTAGCCTTATTATTGGTGTGGCGGCAGCAAGCTCATCACAGGAAAGCATTCTTTTAGCTGGTATTGCTGGCCTAGTTGCAGGTGCGATGTCAATGGCAGCAGGTGAGTACGTATCTGTAAGCTCTCAGTCAGATACAGAAAGTGCTGACCTTGCACTAGAAAAAAAATCATTAGCCAATAATTTTGAGTTTGAAAAAGATGAACTCGCAAAAATATACGAAAATAGAGGGCTCGAACCTGTATTAGCAGAAAAAGTAGCTGAACAGTTAATGGCGCATGATGCTTTAGGGGCGCATGCCAGAGATGAAATAGGTATATCAGAAACAGTTAGCGCTCAGCCAGTTCAAGCTGCTTTTTATTCGGCTGGTACATTTACAGTAGGAGCTGCGCTTCCACTATTAGTGGCTTGGGTTATTCCTGGAAACTTATTAATAACAGCTGTTTCTGTGTTATCTCTAGTATTTTTAGCAGTTCTTGGCGGACTTGCAGCTCGTGCTGGTGGAGCATCAATTGCTGTTGGTGCCTTTAGAGTAACTTTTTGGGGAGCTCTTGCCATGGGTTTAACTGCAGTAGTAGGTAGTGTCTTTGGCGTCGTTGCTTAATAAGTAATTAGCCAATGGCGCTATATCATCTAAATTCAGCTAACAAACAGCTCCACCGGACTCTGTAATGTTTGCACCTTTCCTGCAAAAACACGCAGCAAAGTCGCCAACATCACATCGCGCGGTGAGCTGGGCGTTATACAGACTAAGGAGAGTCAGGTTTGGAGTTAACCAAGGTAGTCCCATGGGGCCGGTCTTTTGAAGAATATCAGGGGATGTTTGGATTATCCGAGGGTGACCTGAGCAAGCGTATCCTTGGTTGTGGTGATGGCCCGGCGAGCTTCAATGTAGAGGCAACAGACCGTGGGTGCCAGGTCACGTCTTGTGATCCGGTATACCAGTTCCAGGCTGACGAAATACGACACCGGATTGACGACGTGTACCCGGAAATAATGGCTAAAATGCACCAGGGCGCAGACAACTTCATCTGGGAGTCACTGAGTAGCGTCGAGCAGCTTGGCGAAGTCCGGATGAAGGCCATGTCGAGGTTCCTGTCCGACTTTGATGCGGGTTGCCGGCAAGGGCGGTATGTATCAGCATCGTTGCCTTCGCTGCCGTTTCCTGACTCCGAATTCGATTTAGCACTCTGCTCCCACTATCTTTTTCTCTACAGTGACCATGTAGATGGGGCGGCTCACTTGGAATCAATGCGGGAGCTATGCAGAGTTGCGTCTGAGGTTCGCGTCTTTCCTGTTGTATCGCTGGATGGAAATATCTCGAAGCATTTGGATCAGGTCATGACGGCATTATCCGCAAATGGTATTGATGTCTCGTTGCAGCCTGTTAGCTACCGGTTTCAAAAAGGTGCTACCGAAATGTTGGTGGCAAAGTCTGTATAACCATGCCAGGCACGGCGACGCCTTTTTCGTTGCGGCTTCGCCTCCACTACAAAGGCGCGCATGCTGGCTAGCGTTATGCCCTGGGGTGCTATGAGTAATTATTACGTCTACGTGTACATTGACCCTCGAAATTTCGAGGAGTTTTACTATGGAAAAGGTAAAGGATCGAGAAAACACGCTCACCTGAATGATGACTCAGATAGTGAAAAATCCAGACGGATAAAAGCCATCAAGAAAGAAGGGTTAGAGCCAATCATCAGGGTGATCGCTCGTAATCTTTCGGGACACGATGCATTGCTCGTTGAGAAGACGCTGCTATGGAAGCTAGGCAAGCAGTTGACGAATATTTCATCGGGCCACTACGCAGACAATTTTCGCCCACACGACTCCCTGCACAAGTATCTTTCGGGTTTCGATTTTCAAAATGGACTGTATTACTACAACGTTGGGGAAGGTCCGCACCGCAACTGGGATGACTATGTTTCCCATGGGTTTATCTCCGCAGGGCAGGCGCCAAGGTTCCGGGATGCCATGCTAGGTTTGCAGGCAGGGGATTTCGTTGCAGCATATCTTAAGCGCCACGGTTTTGTTGGGGTTGGCCAAATTACTCAAAGCGCGAGGCCGGTTCGTGACGTTCTGGTCGGTGGCATCCCGCTTTTGCAGAAAGAACTGGTATGTCCAAATATTTCGGAAAACTCGAACGATCTCGATAAGTCGGAGTATGTGGCTCTCGTCGATTGGATCAGCACTGTTCCGCGAAATGAGGCAAAATGGAAACCAAAGAATGGATTGTTTACCTCGCAGCTCGTTCGAGCCTCGCTGGACGGTCAGCCAGAAACTGTGAAGTACTTGGAACAGGAGTTTGCCGTTGATTTCGCGGAACTTTTGGCATAACAATCGGCTGCACAGCGACCGATTTTCCGCCGCTTCGCGGCTCCAAACCGGCGCGTGAGCCGGGCGTTAGCCTTCATGGGAGAAGCATGAACGAATTTGAAACCATCTACGAGAAGTGGCATGAATATGCCAAGGGTCGAGACGTTCCGTCTCTCATCAATTTGTACGCCGAGGATGCCATCTTTGAAAGCCCGCTTGTGCCTGCCATCCTGGATCAAGACTCGGGCGTTCTTCGGGGGCGGTCGGAGATTGTCCGCTTCTTGGAGGAAGGCACTAAACGAAGGCCCAACGACTTGGTCCGTTGGTATCGAACAGGCAAATACTTCATAAATGGCGACACTCTAATTTGGGAATACCCGAGGGGAACGCCTGAAGGTGATCAAACCGACATTCTTGAGGTCATGCAAATTTCTGGCTACAAGATTACAAATCACAGAATCTACTGGGGCTGGTTCGGTTGCAAGCAACTCATCGCATCTACTCTAAAGAAGTCCCGAGTTGGAGGCTAACAATTCATTCCAGCCGACCGTCAACCCGCTGCGCGGGTTGTCGTCGGCTGAATTCCGGCGTTAGCTCCTGAGCACATAAAGCACACAATGTGCTACACTCCGACTTATGAAACCAATCACTTGGAACCCAGAGAAGAACAGGCTTCTCCAAGAGGAACGGAATATCTCTTTCGAGGATGTAGTTTTGCATATCTCGGTAGGGGGTATCCTGGATACGTTCGAGCATCCGAATCAGGAACGGTATCCGGGCCAGCAAATCCATGTGATTGAGATAGAGGGGTATGCCTATTTGGTACCCTTCGTGGAGTCGGAGGATGAGGTTTTTCTGAAAACGATCATTCCGAGCCGGAAAGCGACCAAAACCTATTTGGGAGGTCCAAAATGAGCAGGCTGGATAAAGAAGAGCAGGAAATTCTGGACGCATTTGATGCAGGAGAACTGCAGCGAGCGTCAGACATTGAAGATAGGAAAGCGCGGCATCAACAGTACGCCGAGGCGATGTTCAAGAAAGATGCACGCATCAACATCAGGCTTTCTTCCAAGGATCTCCGGGGGCTCCAGAAGAGAGCTCTTGCCGAAGGTATTCCTTACCAAACACTGGTTGCCAGCATTCTTCACAAGTATGTGGAAGGTCGATTGCATGAGGATCGGTAGCTAACCAGGCCATGCACCGGATGCCAAACCCTCCGCTTCGCTGCGGTTTTGTCACCGGTGATGGCAGGCGTTAGGCGTTCGCTTATACCTTGTCGAAGATTCTCGATAGAGCGCCATAAATGGAGAAAACTGACATGCGTAACGTAGTGTTGATCATGACGGCGTGAATCGATGGCTACGTCGTGGCCCCGAACGGACATGCAGGTGGGATACCGGAACCCGTTGAACTGAAGCGTTGGAAGCTGAGTCGAATTCGTCGCGCCAGTACACATATCATGGGTCGTGTGACCTATCAAGAAATGGAAAGGTTCTGGCCTGCCTCGACCGACGACTACGCTGCACCGATGAACGACATTCCAAAGGTTGTATTTTCGAAAACTCTCAACAAGGCCACTTGGCCTGAGTCCTCCATAGCGCGCGGGGATCTGGACGAGGAAATTCGGGCACTCAAGAGTCGGCCGGGTGGCGAAATCATTGCTTGGGGAGGTGCCGGATTCGCTCAGGCCCTCTCCAGAGCCGGACTGATCGACAGTTATGCGATCGTGGTTCAGCCCGTCGTGTACGGCGGCGGCAAGCCGATTTTCCAAAACCTACATGAAACACTCCATTTGCACCTCGTCGCGTCGACAACGTTCTCGTCAGGAACACAACGTAATCAATATGAGCCGCAGAGGCAGGGTATTGGTGCCGCTTAACGGAAGAGTGGGCCATCATGGGGCCGGATTGGGTTTGCTTCGACTGGTCGCGCCCGAATCGTTTTGCGGCAGTTCCCATGCGCTCGGATCTTCCGCCCAACAAATCGCTGCACCTGACCGCTATTCCGCTACTGGAACCTGTCAACCTGATTCGGACAGATCGTTAAAAATTAGTGTCGATTTCGTCGCGCTGCCGCTTGCCGCCGCCAGTGTCGGGAAGTTCACCACGCTGTAGGGGGCCGGGTCGTCGTCATCG
The genomic region above belongs to Halomonas zincidurans B6 and contains:
- the katG gene encoding catalase/peroxidase HPI, coding for MSDNKPTRPEWAARTTPRLQGNEHWWPDQLTLHILHQKHPDASPFGADFRYAEAFSQLDVDELSADVDALMTDSQEWWPADWGHYGPFFIRMSWHAAGTYRAVDGRGGGGTGAQRFAPLNSWPDNGNLDKARRLLWPIKKKYGEKISWADLLVFAGNRALETMGFRTFGFGFGRADIWAPEDDIYWGPETEWLATNDERYTGSWEDGNRVLDNPLAAVQMGLIYVNPEGPNGVPDAMKSAQDVRETFARMGMNDRETAALTVGGHTFGKMHGNGPADAVGEAPEGAKIHQQGIGWANKHETGLGEYTVTSGLEGAWTPTPTKWDHSYLNTIFAHQWEVKKSPAGASQWEPVEVKEGFWVPDAHVEGKKNPPVMNTADMAMITDPTYLEIVKEFHENPDVLADEFARAWYKLLHRDMGPRARYLGPQVPAEVLIWQDPVPEHQGPLVSDAQIATLRRQIADSGLTAKQLVGTAWASACTYRQTDHRGGANGARIRLEPQAGWDVNVRSGVPEVLDRLEQLRNASEANISLADMIVLGGSVGVEMAAKAAGHDITVPFTPGRTDATQEMTEVDTHAFLEPRHDAFRNYMQPQATAIPAEHLMVDRAFMLNLSVPQMTALLGGMRVMGINVGDSNEGILTDRPGQLTNDFFVNLVDMGTVWEPTDENEECFVGKDRATGEQKWTATRVDLVYGSNSQLRAIAEEYAADGGEERMLDRFVKGWVKVMENDRFDLHR
- a CDS encoding integron integrase, whose amino-acid sequence is MDAHRKPPKLMDRVKATMRVKRYSPRTEKTYCYWIRYFIRFHGTQHPASMGASEVHAFLEHLAVERHVAAATQNQALNALVFLYRHILEQPLGDIGEFSRAKRPRRLPVALSHEEVMRVIGFLSGYMHLMGTLMYGSGLRLIETCRLRVRDIDIERQVITVRAGKGNKDRTTLLPATCILTLRQQIATAEQQLSCRLQHGSVPVTLPDALDRKYPNAGTSLAWQWLFPASRPCCDDAGKVVLHHIHPSAVQKAVKQAMKSARLPRPGSCHTLRHSFATQLLSQGTDIRTVQELLGHKSLETTQIYTHVLGKGFAGVRSPLG
- a CDS encoding VIT1/CCC1 transporter family protein, whose amino-acid sequence is MTHHEMHRSHRVGWLRAAVLGANDGIVSTASLIIGVAAASSSQESILLAGIAGLVAGAMSMAAGEYVSVSSQSDTESADLALEKKSLANNFEFEKDELAKIYENRGLEPVLAEKVAEQLMAHDALGAHARDEIGISETVSAQPVQAAFYSAGTFTVGAALPLLVAWVIPGNLLITAVSVLSLVFLAVLGGLAARAGGASIAVGAFRVTFWGALAMGLTAVVGSVFGVVA
- a CDS encoding nuclear transport factor 2 family protein, with the protein product MNEFETIYEKWHEYAKGRDVPSLINLYAEDAIFESPLVPAILDQDSGVLRGRSEIVRFLEEGTKRRPNDLVRWYRTGKYFINGDTLIWEYPRGTPEGDQTDILEVMQISGYKITNHRIYWGWFGCKQLIASTLKKSRVGG
- a CDS encoding GIY-YIG nuclease family protein, with amino-acid sequence MSNYYVYVYIDPRNFEEFYYGKGKGSRKHAHLNDDSDSEKSRRIKAIKKEGLEPIIRVIARNLSGHDALLVEKTLLWKLGKQLTNISSGHYADNFRPHDSLHKYLSGFDFQNGLYYYNVGEGPHRNWDDYVSHGFISAGQAPRFRDAMLGLQAGDFVAAYLKRHGFVGVGQITQSARPVRDVLVGGIPLLQKELVCPNISENSNDLDKSEYVALVDWISTVPRNEAKWKPKNGLFTSQLVRASLDGQPETVKYLEQEFAVDFAELLA
- a CDS encoding class I SAM-dependent methyltransferase, producing the protein MELTKVVPWGRSFEEYQGMFGLSEGDLSKRILGCGDGPASFNVEATDRGCQVTSCDPVYQFQADEIRHRIDDVYPEIMAKMHQGADNFIWESLSSVEQLGEVRMKAMSRFLSDFDAGCRQGRYVSASLPSLPFPDSEFDLALCSHYLFLYSDHVDGAAHLESMRELCRVASEVRVFPVVSLDGNISKHLDQVMTALSANGIDVSLQPVSYRFQKGATEMLVAKSV